From Abiotrophia defectiva ATCC 49176:
CATCGCCATCCTTGGTTAGGTAGGCATTGAGGTCAGGGGCTTCATCACTTGAAAAGCCGGTCAGTACTACTTCCTTAGCGGTGACCTTGGCCATGCCCATGACCTTGTGTTTTCCTTGACCCATCAATTGGCCGACAAGGGCTTGATTCATTTCGTCTTTTTGCTTATCGTCTGGCATTTGGCTGGATGATGCGCTGCTTTCCTCAGCTAAGACCACTTGGGATAAGCTGCCGGCTCCAAGACCTAGGCTAAGTAAGGCAACAAGGCTGAGTTTGGTTAGTGTGTGTTTGGTTGACATGGAAATCACTCCTTGGATTTATTTGATGACCTTACTATAGGGGGTGAAACTGAAGACTTCTTGAAGCAAGTATTAAGTCTTTCTTAACTTGTCGCTAACAATTTATTAAATTTGAGCCCGTTGACAGCTAGGCAAATAGAACCAGGCTTTTCAAGGACCCCTCGCTAAGTTATAATGAAAGGACTAGAAAGGGTGAAAGCATGCAAGTTAGACAGAATGATCAAGCCAATCGTTTACTATTTGAAGGCAAGGTGCGGGTCAGCCATGTCTTGGGTGTGCGCTTCTTAGGTGGCGTCCTCATGGCCTTGGTCATGTTCGCTTGCTTTATCCTCAGCCTACATTTCTTGCAAGCAGTCGGCTTGTGGCAGGAGGACCTGAAAGGCTGGAGTGTGGCTTCCTTCATAATCTCGGGCATCCTGGTTTGGATGCTGGGTGATTGGCTCCACAATAAGCTTTGGGAGCGGCCGGTTCGTATTTGGGACCTAGGCGACCAAGCCTGCCTACAAGTCGGCCGTGACCAGGCCTACTATAATTGGCAGACTCTTCGTAAGGTCAGAGCCTATCGCTTCTACTCTAGACGTGGACAGGTCAGCACCTATAACCTAGTCTTGGTCTTTGAGGGGCGCACCTATCGTTTCTCTTCATCGGATAAGACCATGGGCGCTCTAAGTGAGCTGGGTCAAGAGTTACAGGTCTATTTAGATCAGAGAGGGGACTAGCCTACATGATTATTGCTAAAGCCAAGCGCCTGGCTCCAGGCCAAGAAGACCTGGTCATGACCTTGGATTGTCGGGTGTCTTATTTTTGGGGCGCCAAGGCCCTATCCTTCCTTCTCATCTACTTTATCTTGACGCCTGTGAGTCTAGACTTGGCCAAGAGATTCAACTTGAACCCTAGGAGTTGGCCAGCTCTTTTGCTCTTCCTAGGGGCAGTCATTCTGGGCTGGTTGCTCTACAATAGCCTATGGAAACGTTCAGTCACCCTCTACAATCGGGGCCAAAGTCTGGAAATACTCATTAATCAAAAGTCCTATCGCTATGACTGGACTAGCCTGCGTCGTGTCAAGACTTTCATCGCGCCCAAACGTAATGGTGGAATCTTCAGCAAGACGGCAGTCCTCAAATTTCATGGCCGTAGCTTCTACCTGACCTCAGATGACCAGGTAGCTAAGCTAGAGTGGCTGATTCAGTATTTAGAAAAGGGCATGAAGCAAGCCCAAAAAGGAGGCCTAGGCCCAAATGACAAGTAAAAACAAGTATCTGCTGAATAAAGTCAAGCTAAGGGTCAGTCGCTTTGTCGGCCAACGCTTGCTCTCTATTCTGGTGCTGCTAGGTCTAGCACAACTAGGCATCAAGGACCTTGTCAATTTCTTGTTGGACTTGGACTTCTACCCGCGTGATAATCAATATGCGCCCTTATTGTTCGTTGTGTTACTGCTCCTCCTATTTTTCCTGGCCAATGCCTTCTATAATTTTCTCTGGACGCGAACCGTTACCATAGAAGATTTGGGAGATAAGGTTCGGATTGAGCTGGGTAGTCGTCACTATCTCTTGCCCTGGTCTAGTCTACGCAAGGTGCGTTTGGATCGAACCACCAATCGGGGTAAGTTGGTCAGCGTGGACTTAATCTTAGTCTTTGAAAGTCGCTCTTTCCGTCTGACCAAGGACCAGCCCGTAGCCCCTCTCAGTGACTTAGAAGCTTATATGCAAGCCAAGTTAAAAAAGCAAAATCTTAAAACAAAAGCCTGACTCTCAGTCAGGCTTTTTGCTTGGTTTAATTCTTAGGGTGAAGGCTGGCTCAAGTTTGGCCCTGCTTTATAATTTTTGTTAATATTCTCATCTTTTTTAGTAGAAGATAGGCAATTTGATGCCAGAGGGTGTATAATGAAAGCGAAGACAGGTCGTTGATCATGCGACCGAATGAGGAGGGACTCCACTACCATGACCAACAGCAAGCAACGCCCCAATGTGGTGCTTATTGTCGTCGACCAGATGCGGGCCGACGCCTTAGGGATTAACCAGGGGCCTGATTTTCTCTCAACCCCAACCTTAGATATGATGGCCAGCCAAGGTTATAATTTCGTCAATGCCTATTCGCCGGTGCCCTCCTGTGTGCCGGCTCGGGCAGCTCTCTTGACTGGCTTGGACCAGGCCAATTCAGGACGGGTGGGCTACGAAGACCAAATGCCTTGGAATTTCACCCAGACCCTGCCCCAGACCTTCCGGGATGCCGGCTACCAAACCCAATGTATCGGCAAGATGCACGTCTACCCAGCCCGCAAGCGTCTGGGCTTTGACCATGTGACCCTGCACGACGGCTACCTCCATGTCGATCGCCACTATGATGGGGCTTATGGGGCTTCCTTTGAACAGTCCAGTGACTATCTCAAATTCCTCAAGGCCCAGTTGGGGCCTCAAGCCGATCTCATGGACGACGGCCTCAATTGTAATTCCTGGATGGCCCGGCCTTGGCCTTATGCAGAGGCTCTCCATCCAAGCAACTGGCTGGTGACCGAAGCTATTGAATTCCTCAAGACCAAGGATCCAACTGTGCCTTTCTTCCTCAAGTTGTCCTTTGAGAAGCCACATTCGCCTTTTAATCCGCCTCAGTATTATTTCGATATGTATTATCAACTCTTGGGCCAGGAATGGGATCGCCATCTAGGGGATTGGGAGCAGCTAGTGGATGCTGTTCCTAGCATTGATAGTAAAAAAGGGCGCCTCAAGCCCGACGATCAACGGCGCTTGCTGGCAGGCTACTATGGCTTGGTGACCCATCTGGACCATCAGATTAGTCGCTTCCTGACGGCTTTGGAAGAGTTCGGCCATGCTCAGGATACTCTCTTCTGGTTTGTCTCTGACCATGGCGACCAACTAGGGGAGCATGACCTCTTCCGCAAAGGTTATCCTTATCAAGGTAGCATCCAAATTCCTTCCTTTATCTATGATCCTGGCCATCTGATTGCCGCCTACCACCATACTATTCCGCAGCTGGTTAAGATTCAAGACATCTTCCCATCCTTGGTAGACCTGGTCTTGGGCCAGCAAGTGGCCACGGACGGTCGCAGCGTGCGCCAGCTCTTGCT
This genomic window contains:
- a CDS encoding arylsulfatase translates to MTNSKQRPNVVLIVVDQMRADALGINQGPDFLSTPTLDMMASQGYNFVNAYSPVPSCVPARAALLTGLDQANSGRVGYEDQMPWNFTQTLPQTFRDAGYQTQCIGKMHVYPARKRLGFDHVTLHDGYLHVDRHYDGAYGASFEQSSDYLKFLKAQLGPQADLMDDGLNCNSWMARPWPYAEALHPSNWLVTEAIEFLKTKDPTVPFFLKLSFEKPHSPFNPPQYYFDMYYQLLGQEWDRHLGDWEQLVDAVPSIDSKKGRLKPDDQRRLLAGYYGLVTHLDHQISRFLTALEEFGHAQDTLFWFVSDHGDQLGEHDLFRKGYPYQGSIQIPSFIYDPGHLIAAYHHTIPQLVKIQDIFPSLVDLVLGQQVATDGRSVRQLLLGQIDGWRTDIHGEHVLGQDSSQFVLNERYKLIWYPVQDRYQLFDYVADPYEQVNLYDQTDYAPVVLELTQKLVTYLANREEGFVADGRLVARPLSALVTTLAAARRGDVMGYPRQEG